The following is a genomic window from Acidimicrobiia bacterium.
TCATGCTCGGTCCAACCGCACGTCACCGGACACCGATCGAAAGCGAATCGACACCGATTCCCCTCCCTCGCCATCCACCGACTCGCGCCGATCTTGCGGCAAGTGCACTGATCCGGTCATCGTCTGCAGATCCACCTCGACTTTGCGACCGGCAGGAACACCGAGAGTCAGGTCGCCCGACACCGTCTTGCAGTCGATCTCTCCACCGAGGAACCGGGCGATGTCGACGTCACCGGACGCGGTCTTGAGCCTCACATCCCCCGAGACCTTCCCGATCTCGATATCACCTGAGGCTGTCGAGATCGTGCAGTGACGCCCGACGCTGTGAATTCCGATATCCCCTGAAGCGGTAGTTATCTGCACCCTGCCGCCCACGTGATCGACGTCGACATCACCAGAGGCAGTCTTCAAAGTGAAGTCGCGTTCGATGCTTCTGGCCTTCACATCGCCGGATGCTGCCGAAACTCGCAAATCGCCGATGGGACACATCACGTCTACATCGGCAGACGCGACCGACGTATCGACTTCCGCGTCCGCCGGCACCCGCAGCGAAACACGATGCGAACCGCCGAACAAACCTCGCTCGGACGACTGGCGAACGGATATTCCGTCACCGTATTGCTCAACCGTGAAGCCGTCGGCGTTTTTACCGTCGACTCTCACCTCGACGCCACCTTCGTCGTGCCCTTCGATCATGATTCGGCCTGAGCTGATACGTACTTCGATGCGGGGACGCCCCCCGACCTGGAAAAACTCGCGCCGTTCGCTCATAACTCGAAGCTCCCTGTGACTTTCCCACCGCGCTCGGTCCGCTTTCGTGCCTTAGACGACAAGGCCTTGACGACCCAGGTGTTGACCGAGTCGCCGGACTGGCCGGCGTTCTCTTCGACCAGATCTTTGAGAAGCTCCGGGAGCCGCAATGTCAGACGGGCTTCATAGTCCCCGGGGGTCATCTCTCCACCGTCACCGTCGACGGCTCGAACGCGCAGTGCGGGGTCACCATCGACGAGCACAACCTCGACCTCGTAGTCGGGCAGTTGCGCGCCAACTTCATGTGCTGCCTGCTCGGCTAGGTCGATGGCGAGTTGCTTCATCGATGGCTCGATGGCAACCAGCACGGCCATGGCGGCGGCCTCGACGGTTGGATCACCACCTCCAATCGCGACCTGCTGTGCGACCGCCTGCTCCAGCGCGGCAACGGCTGCCGTGATGTTCACTTCTTCCCCTTCTCACGATGCTCCCAGCGGCGCTGCGACGGGCGAAAACTGCGCATGAGCTCTCCACTGTGAATGCGGTGATATTCCATTCCCATGATTGGTGTGGTCAACATCTCTCGGTCCTCTCTTCGGGGTGACAGCACTATGATGTCATAATAATGTCACGCTGTCAAGAGGTCGACGCGAAATGCTTTTCACCTTCCGAGGCGCCTAGATGAGCTTCCGGTCTTGCGCCCAACGACTCAGCTCGTGCCGATTGGTTAGCTGCAGTTTGCGAAGAACGGATGAGACGTGTGTTTCCACGGTCTTCACCGAGATGAAGAGCTGCTCTCCGATTTCCCGATAGGTGTAGCCGCGTGCGATGTGCTGGAGCACCTCGCGTTCGCGGGGGGTCAACTGGTCGAGATCGGGATCGATGTCAGCGATGGGGATCGAGCTGAAGGCGTCCAGCACAAACCCCGCCAGCATGGGCGAGAAGACGGCATCCCCTGCCGCCACCCGCCGGATCGCCTCCGACAACTCGGATGGGGAGATGGTCTTGGTGACGTAGCCTCGTGCGCCTGCCCTGACCACCGCAACGACATCCTCCGCCGCGTCCGAGGCGGACAAGGCGAGGAAAGCAACTTCGGGGTGGTTCGGGGCGATCGCCTCGATCACGGCTCTCCCCCCGCCGGCCGGCATGTGTACGTCCAGGAGCACAACGTCCGGAAGGCGTTCGCCGATCAACTCTATCGCCGGCGCGACTTCGGAGGCCTCCCCGACTATCTCGATGCCTTCGCCGATCTCGGCGCGAACACCCGACCTGAAGAGATCATGATCGTCCACGATGAACACCCGCACCGTCATACTGGAACCTCCTGTTCGAGAACCACTTCGGTGCCGGCACCCGGACTCGAGCGGATTTGGGCGGTGCCGCCGTGCCTTTCCATCCGACGCACGATCGACTCGACGATGCCCTTGCGGTCTTTCGGAACAGTCTCCGGATCGAATCCCGTTCCCCGGTCCCGAACGAAGATGCTGGCAAAACCGTCGCAGACCTCCGCATAGACAGAGAACTCTTCGACACCGGCATGTCGTGCCGCGTTGATGCTCGCCTCGCGGCCGGCTTTCACGAGCGCCTCGAGGCTGGGACTCAGAGCGGCGTCTCCGACCACGACCGTCTGAATGAGAACGCGGAACAACTCCTCAACTTCCGCCGTCATCGTGCGCACTGCGGCCGAGAAGCTGTCATCTGGCCTGGCACCGTCGCCGAACAGCCAGGCACGCAGCTCCCGCTCCTGCCGGCGGGCCAGCGCAGCAGTCTGTTCGGGCTTGTCTGTGCGCTGGATCATCGCCAATGTCTGAAGGACCGAGTCGTGCAGATGGGCGGCCATATCGGCTCGCTCCTCGGCGCGTGCTCGCGAGGCGCGCTCTTCGACGAGGGCATCCTCGGCGTCCCTCCGCAGCCGATCGCTTCGTCGAATCACCCCGACCGCCCAGCCGGCCAGGACTCCACCAAACAGGTAGATGAGCACGGCGGCCGAATCATTTGTGGGATCCGACCCGGTTGACTGGATGAGCCTGAGAATGGTGGCCGCCGACAGGGCTGTCGCAGTTGCCAGTCCCCCGGCGACGGCGAAGGTATAGACGCCCATGAACACGGATGACATCGGGTAGCCGCCGTAGAAGGTCGCCGTCATGCCGGCCACGTCACTGCTGAAGAGCGACCAGACCGTAACGCCCACGTCGGCGACCAGCCACCACCAACTTCGCAATACGCCGGGGCGGCTCCCGTGCAACCATCCGGTGAGGAGAGCCCATGCCCCAACTCCCAGCATCGTGGCAACAACAACGCTCGGTCTGTCCGGTCGAGCCGAACCCGCCAGTGTGATGACTCCGAGAACGGCGAGCCATGCCGCTCCGACGATCCGATAGCCGACCACCACGCGTCCGAGCACACGCTCGATCTCAGGAGTGCCGGCGGTGTCGCTCATGCGGCGCAGGCTAACCGCCGCCCCGAGCGCGGACGCGCCTTGACGGAGCGGGTATTGACTAGCGTTGTGCCGATGACCGAGCGACTATCCCCCGCTGCCATCATCTTCGCCGTCGTCGGAGCGGGCATTCACCTCGTTATGGGTTTCTTCGTCGCGTTCAGCGGGCTGATCGCCCCGCCCTGGGGAGTTGCAGTACTGGCAGCCACCTGGTTGGGCTTGACCGTGTGGGGAATACGACGGTGGCGGCAGGGACCGAGGATCACGATGGGTCTACCGCTGTTGATGGTGGCGTTCTGGTTCGTGTTCCTCACCTTCGGCGATCTGGTGCTGGGCTGGACCGCCTGACCTACTGTGTTCTCCGCAATGCCGTGGTGCAAAAACAGTACACAGCATTGCCGAGAAAACCCGCGGAGCTTTCTCCGCAATGCTGTGGTGCGAAAACAGGTAACAGCATTGCCGAGAAAACCCGGGTCAGGCTCGTTCTACGACCTCATACAGCGTCGTCCGCTGCTGTGGTGAACGACCGGCCGCTCGAATCATCGTCTCGAACTCACCGGTCGTCATCTCCTCACCATGCGAGGCCCCGGCCGATCGGGTGATGATCTCCCCCATCAGCGTTCCACCGGCGTCGTTGGCCCCGGCGTTCAGCAACCGGCCGACTCCGTCGGTCCCGAGCTTGACCCACGACGCCTGGATGTTGGGGATCAGCCCATCGAAGGCGATCCGCGCCACCGAATGAATCAGGACCACCTCGTCCCACGTTGGTCCCGGCCGAGCGCGGCCGCGCAACCAGATCGGCGACCCCATATGCACGAACGGCAGCGGCACGAACTCGGTGAACCCACCCGTCCTACGCTGGATCTCCCGGATCACCTCGTAGTGGTTGGCCCAGGAGTCCGGACCGTCGATGTGCCCGAACATGACCGTCGCCGTCGAGCGCAGACCGATCTCGTGGGCGGTCAGCATCACTTCTGCCCATTCGGCTGTCCGGATCTTGTCCGGGCAGAGATGCTCTCGCACGCGGTCGTCGAGGATCTCTGCCGCCGTGCCGGGCAGCGTCCCGAGCCCGGCTTCGCGCAGTCGCACCAGATAGTCCCTCAGGTCGACTCCGAGCGTCTCTGCTCCCTGCCAGACCTCGAGCGGCGTGAAACCGTGGATATGCATGGCCGGCATCCGCGCTTTGATGGCTTCCACCACCTCGACGTAGAAATCGCCGGTGTAGTCCGGGTGAATCCCGCCCTGTAGTGTCACCTCGGTAGCTCCGCGCTCCGTCGCCAACTCGGCGAGGTGAACAATCTGCTCCACCGACATCAGGTACGGATCGCCGCGCAGGCTCAAGCTGCGCGGACCTTTCGAGAAAGCACAAAAACCGCAACGGAAGTAGCAGAGATTCGTGTAGTTGATGTTGCGATTGACGACATAAGTCACGGTGTCGCCCACCGCCCGGCTACGAAGCGCGTCGGCCACGCCGGCGACGGCATCAACCTGACCGCTCCTGGCCCGAAACAGCAACTCGATTTCGTCGCGCGAGGGAGCGCTACCCTCGAGCGACCGTTCGAGGATCGGCCGCAAAGGACCGGCATCCTCCAATCCCTCCGCCGCAGCCGAACCGACCCAGGCGGCGTCCGGCCACTGCGCGGAGAACCGGTTGTCGGGCGACGGTACACCTTCGCCCTTCCCGGGTGACCAGGAGTAACGCGGCCGGATGGCACCCCGCCCGTCGACCTGGTTCAGCCAGGCAGTCAATACCTCTTCCGGCAGTTGCGTGCGTGCCCCCTCGAGTTCGGTGTCGATCGGGAAGGCCCCGCGCTCGATGACTTCTCCCACAGCATCTCGTAGCTCACCGATCCGCTCCGCACCCCAGTCCCGCAAGAGGAGATCGGTGGCGCCGTCGGCGATCGCTTTGACTGCTTCCTCGACGCTGTCGACAAACACAGAGACCGCAGCCTCGATTCCCGGCAACCCGGTCAGGGAGGCGGCGGCACGAACCGCCGAACGCGCGGTCCTCAGAAACGCCGCTCGGCTCCTGGCGAGACCGTCGAGCACCTCGGATCGAGATCCTTCGTCGAGAACCGTGATGCGCCACCCGGCTACCCCGAGTTCCGCCAGGCGAATCGCCTGACCGGGTGTGGCGATCCAAGCGGCCGGGGCTCCGTCGGTCCCTCCGGCCTCGACGGGAAGGATTCCTCCTTCGAGGCAGGCCGCCCGATCATCATCGCGGATAGCCTTGATTTCCAGTGTTGTGGTGCCTTCGCGCCGCCGGGTGCCGGCAAACAAACCGGAGACCGACTCGGCAGGGCGAACCCGACAGAATGAGATGGTCATGACCCGACTCCCTCGTGAATCGCCGCGTAGCCTGCCTCGTCGGACGCATTAGCAACCTTGGCCAGCATGGCAGGATCGAGCCACTCATCGTCGATGAACTCCGGATAGACCGGTAGCCGGGGACTGAGCTCGAACCCTGCTCTCTCCGTGCGACGCCTCAACTCTGCGAGGTGCGGCCACGGTTGTTCGGGATTGACCCAGTCGATCGTCAACGGCGAAACACCACCCCAGTCGTTGATTCCGGCAGCCAGATACGTTTCGTAGTTCTCCGTCAGATTCGGGGGTACTTGCACATTCATTTCCGGACCAAACAACCAACGGGTGACGGCGACCACCCTGGCGAAGTAGGCGGGAACAGGCTCCGGGCTGCCCTTCATGCGGGTGTCTGCCTTCGCCCGAAAGTTTTGGACGATGATCTCTTGAATGTGACCGAATCGCCGGTGCAGATGATCGAGAGCGACGAGCGAGTCGACGATTTCGCGATTCGTCTCACCGATTCCCACCAGAATTCCCGACGTGAAAGGAACCCTGGCCATACCGGCTGATTCGATCGTCGCCACTCGCCGGGCCGGATCCTTGTCCGGGCAGTCGAAGTGCGGCATGCCCGGCTCCAATAGCCGGGACGAGATGTTCTCGAGCATGAGACCCATCGAAGGGTTGGATGGACGAAGCTTGCGGATCGCAGCTTCATCCATGAGGCCCGGGTTGGCATGAGGGAACAATGCCGTGTCGGACGCAACGAGTTCGGTCATCTCGCGCACGTAGTCAAGTGTCGAATCGAGCCCGCGCCCATCGAGAAACTGCCGGGCCTGATTCCAGCGGCCCTCCGGTCGGTCGCCGAGGGTGAACAACGCTTCTGTGCAACCGTGTCGTTCGCCGGCCATCGCCACTGCCAGCACTTCGTCCGGTTCGAGATACTCGCCGCCGGCTCCTGGTGGTTTGGCAAACGTGCAGTAGGTGCAGCGATCCCTGCACAGCGTCGTCAAGGGTATGAATACCTTGCGGCTGTAGGTGATGGTCTGGCCATGCCCTTCGTCTCGGAGCCGGGCGGCTTCGATGTACAAGGGCGCAGCGTCAACGGATCCGTCGAGATAGCCAGTGGCGAGCTCCGGATCGAAAGGAGGATGAGGCATGAAGCGCAACGCTAGCGGGCAGATTCAGCAATGGGCGCCTCGTCGCCTCCGACCGTGCTCGGGCGGCGGCTACCCTCACCTCAATGCGTCTTCGACAACTCGCGCTTCTGATCTCGATCGTCACCACCGCTTGCGGAGGCGCGACAACGGCTGCACCTTCGACGGCACCGGTCACCACGGTCCAGGCCGGGCCAACGACCACAACGGCGAACAGCACTCCATGTCTGGAGGGAGCAGGCGGCTTCATCGGCGATGGCCCCTTGGGATCGCGAGCCCGGGATGCAGCGGATGCCGCAACCGTGACCGGGCTCACGCTCACCCCCTACCAAGGGTGCGAGCAGTTGATCGTGGAACTGGCTGCCGCCTCGGGAGCGCCGGCGACGTCCGTCGGTACCACGAGCGCCGAGTTCATCCGGCCGTTCGGTGTGGTGCGAGTACACCTGGATCCGACTGTCACCGACACCAGTCTTTCGGACATCGTGCTCGGCGGCACCCTCGCCGACCGGGTCTACGTCGTTCGCGATTTCGACGATTCCCTCTTTGTCGACATTCATCTCACCGATGCTGCAGTCGCACGGTTCTCGGAAATCTCCAATCCGGCTCGCCTCGTCGTCGACCTGGCACCTGGCGGTTCCGCCGTCCGAACTCCCGAACGGTCCGACTTCGTCGTCGTCATGCCGCTGCCCGATCCTCTCGCCGCACCAGTCACCATCGAAGGGTACGGACGAACCTTCGAAGCGAATGTGATTCTGCGTGCCCGGCAGGCAGGAGAAATCGTCGCTGAGGAGTTCACGACGTCCACCGACTACCTGGAGACATGGGGCCGGTTCGAGCTGGCGCTACCGCCTCAGCTCACCGGCGAACTCGAGCTTTTCATCGGAGAGGACTCGGCGAGGGACGGGTCGGAACAAGGCGTGCGATTGGCAGTGGCGATAGACGAGTAGCTCGGCGGGCCCGACGCCGGGCTCTCAGATGAGACCATCGATGGGTCTGATGCGGATGAAGCCTTCGTCGGGCACCACCTCGGGAACCAGTTCGTCCACAAATGGAACTTCAAATGTCCCGCCGGTCGGTGTCCTGACGATGAGCCTGTCCTGGGCTTCCCCTCCAACAACACCGACGACCTCGCCCAACAGCCCATCATCGCCGTGAACGGCAAGGCCGATGAGATCATCCGGCCAGAACTCACCGTCCTCCAGCTCGGGACGCCCATCGAATGGAACCACCAGTTCGAGGCCGCGCAGGTCTTCGGCATCGTTGCGAGTGACCACGCCTTCGAAGCCGATCAGCAACGTATTCTTGTGTGGCCGTGCGTGAGCAACGACCAGTTGTCGATTGCCGGCGTACATGCCGGAACCCGGTTCGAAATGGCGCGCGTCGCCGAGCACATGCACCGAGACCTCTCCCCTGATGCCGTGAGCCCGGCCGATGCGGCCGATGACAGAATCAGTCGACGAATTCAACGCCGGCGCGCAGGCCCTCTTCGTCTGCGGCCGCCTGCGCAAGTGTGCGGATGGCACGAGCTACCCGACCACGGCGGCCGATAACGCGACCCATGTCCGACTTGGCAGTGCGCACTTCGAGAGTGACCTCTTCCGGCCCATCTTCGATGACAGTGACCTCTACTTGTTCGGCATCGTCCACGATCTCGGACACGACATAGCGGACGACCCGCTCAACGATTTCTCCCTTGCTCACTCGGAGTCCTTCCCGGTTTCAGCATCGGGTTCCGCCGGTGCTTGCTCTGCCTCAGCGGATTCGTCGACGGCAGGTTCGATGGTTTCATCGGCAACGGCATCAGCCACTACTTCGGCGACGTCCGTTTCGGACGCATCCGTTTCGGACGCATCCGTTTCGGACGCATCTGCTTCGGTCACGTCGGCATCGGCATCGGCTTCTTCGACTGTCGGTGCGGCTTTGGCGCCGACCGTGTAGATCTCACCCTTCGCCACTTTGAAACGTGACCAGGCGCCCGACACTTCGAGCAGTTTCTGTGCTGTCTCAGTCGGCTGTGCGCCCTTCATCAGCCAGTCGAGCGCCCGATCGTTGTCGATCTCGATCAACGACGGATCTTGACGCGGTTCGTAGCGGCCGATGGCCTCGATGTAGCGCCCGTCACGCGGCTTGCGGCCGTCCATGACGACGACCCTGTAGACAGGCTGCTTCTTTTTCCCGAACCGCTGAAGGCGGATCTTCACCGCCATCTCGTCACCTCTTCCCTTTTCGTCCCGGCATCAGCCCTCCAAGACCCGGCATTCCCGGAATGCCTCGGCCGCCGGCCATCATCTTCATCATCTTCTGTGTTTCGGCGAACTGCTTCAGCAAACCGTTCACTTCCTGAGGGGTGGTGCCCGATCCTGCCGCGATTCGTCGTTTGCGGCTCCCGTCGATGTTTTTCGGGTTCTGCCGCTCTTTGGGTGTCATCGAACGGATGATTGCTTCGACTCGACCCAGGTCCTTGTCGGAAACCTGGACATCCCTAAGCGCCGACGAGGCGCCCGGGATCATAGCAAGCAACCCGTCGAGAGGCCCCATCTTCTTCAGTTGTTGGAATTGGCTGAGGAAATCCTCGAGGGTGAACGAAGCAGTCCGCAGCTTGTCGGCCATGGCCTGAGCTTCCTGCTCATCCCAGGCGGTTTCTGCCTTTTCGATGAGCGTGAGCACATCACCCATCCCGAGAATCCGGGATGCCATCCGGTCCGGGTAGAACGGCTCGAACTCATGGAGGCTCTCACCGAGCCCGGCAAACTTGATGGGACGATCCGTGACCTCGCGTACCGAGATGGCTGCTCCGCCCCGTGCGTCGCCATCGAGCTTGGAGAGGACGATGCCGGTCACGTCGGTGTACTCGAGAAACCCCTTGGCAACGTTGACGGCGTCCTGGCCGGTCATGGCGTCAACGACCAGCAACACCTCGCTTGGGTTGGAAGCCTTGCGCACACCGGCAAGCTCGTTCATCAAATCCTTGTCGATCTGGAGACGACCGGCTGTATCGATGATCACCACGTCATTCCCGAGCCGTTTTGCCTCTTTCAAGGCTGCTTTGACCAGCCGTTCGGGCTTGGAGGCACGCTCGGCGTACACGGGAACGTCGATCTGGCGGCCGAGCGTTTCGAGTTGGTCGATGGCGGCGGGCCTTTGGAGGTCGGCAGCTACGAGCATCGGGCGTTTGCCCTGCTTGCGGAGGTGCAGAGCGAGCTTCCCGGCAGAGGTCGTCTTCCCGGATCCCTGCAGGCCCACCATGAGAATCGTCAGCGGCGGAGTCGATGATGAGTTGAGGCGGGCAACGTCGGATCCGAGCGTTGTGATGAGCTCTTCATGGACGATCTTGATGACCTGTTGCCCCGGGGTCAGACTCTTTGAGATCTCAACGCCGAGGGCCCGCTCTTTGATCCTTGCTTGCAGACTCTTGGCCACGGAAACGTTGACGTCGGCCTCTAGGAGGGCCAGCCGCACCTCACGCAGCGCCGAGTCGACATCGGCCTCATTGAGGCGACCCTTGCTGCGCAGTTTCGTGAAGATGCCGCTGAACCGGTCGGACAGAGATTCGAACATGGAGAGAACATTGTAGGGAGTCGCGAGTGGACGGCCGCGAGTACCCTGCCCGCATGGACCAGGGATCAAGAGACGCGGCCCTTCGGGCCGACATACGCCGACTCGGAAACGAACTCGGCGACGCGCTGATCCGACAGCACGGTCCAGCGCTGCTCGAGCTCGTCGAGGAAGTTCGCTCCCTCACCAAAGAGGCGAGAAACCCGGGCTCCACGTCGGGCGGCGGACGGCTCGCGGCAATGCTGGACGAACTCGATACGACAACGACCATCCGTCTCGTTCGAGCGTTCACCGCCTATTTCCACCTGGCCAATGTCGCGGAACAAACGCATCGAGTCGACCAGCTCACCGACAGAACCGACCGTGAACGCGAGTGGTTCGAAGCCGCGGTCGACGCGCTCGAGGCATCGCCCGGCACCATCGCCGGCCTGGCCACGCTGGTCGATCGCCTCGAACTCCGCCCCGTCTTCACCGCCCATCCCACGGAGGCTGCCCGTCGCTCCATCCTGACGAAGCTGGGAGATCTCGCCGGGCTTCTCGAAGAACGATTGGACCCGCGCTCGGGCGCCGGAGATCTGCGGCGGATCGACCGCCGAACCAGGGAACTCATCGACCTCCTCTGGCAGACCGACGAACTTCGCCGTCAGCGACCGGAGCCCCTCGACGAAGCCCGCTCGGTGATCTTCTACTTCGATCAGCTTTTCGATCAAGTCGTGCCGGATCTACTCGACGAGATCTCGGTTCAGCTCTTGCGGCTCGGAGTCGACCTCCCGACTACAGCCCACCCCCTTCGTTTCGGAACCTGGGTTGGCGGCGACCGGGACGGTAATCCCAATGTCTCACCGGCCGTCACGACGGCAGTGCTGGAGATGCAGCACGAGCACGCCCTGCGCCATCTGATCGGCGCGGTCGAGGAAGTCGCTGAAGACATCAGCACGTCGACACGCATCCGCTCCATTTCGTCAGCGATGAACGTCTCACTTCAGAGGGATGCCGGCTTGCTGCCAGACGTTCACCGGCGGTTCGGAGCCATGAACGCCGAGGAGCCCTACCGCCTGAAGTGCGCCTTCATCCATCAGCGCCTGCACAATACGCGCCGTCGTGTTGAAGAGAACAGCCGCCACGTGGCCGGGCAGGACTATGCCGACGCCGACGAACTGCTCGGCGATCTCGAGATCATGCGACGGTCACTGCTGGAGAACCAGGGAGAACTGCTCGCCGGCGGAATCGTGACCAGGCTCATGAGAAACGTGTCGGCATTTGGATTCCATCTGGCGACGATGGACGTTCGCGAGCATTCAGAGAGACACGAACAAGCGCTCAGTGCATTGTTCTCGGGGATCGGAGTCGACTACCTGAACCTCGATCGACTCGCTCGTCTTTCCCTTCTCGATGCCGAGCTGGCCGGCACTCGACCCCTGTCGGCACCGGCCACCAGATTCGACCCGGAGGCGGCTGCGACGCTCGAAACCTTCGCCACCATCCGCCGGTCTCTGGATCGGTTCGGAGAAGGCGTCATCGAGAGCTACATCATCTCGATGACGCGCGACGCGTCGGACGTGCTGGCTGCTGCCGTCCTCGGACGTGAAGCAGGACTCGTTGACGTACCAAGTCAGGTTGCTCGAGTCGGGTTTGTTCCTCTCCTGGAGACGACTGATGAGCTACGACAGGCGGGACAGATACTCGACGATCTTCTCATCAGCCCCTCCTATCGGGAGTTGGTACGACTGCGGGGCGATCTCCAGGAGGTCATGCTCGGGTATTCCGACTCGAACAAACACGGTGGGATCACGACGTCGCAGTGGGAGATCTACAAGGCGCAACGGAACCTGCGTGACGTAGCCCATCGACACGGTGTCGTGCTCCGGCTCTTCCATGGTCGGGGCGGCACGATCGGCCGGGGTGGAGGTCCCACGCACGAAGCGATCATGGCCCAGCCGTTCGGGACCCTCGACGGGGCGGTCAAGATCACCGAACAGGGAGAGGTCATCTCGGACAAGTACGGCCTACCCGTTCTCGCCCGGCGCAATCTCGAGCTCACCCTCGCTGCGGTACTCGAGGCCTCCGTCCTGCATAGGGAGCCCCGCCAATCCGAAGCGGTCCTCGCCGGTTGGGATCAGACGATGGACCAGGTCTCCGAGTATGCCTTCACCGCCTACCGGTCACTAGTCGATGATCCCGGCCTCGTCGAGTACTTCCTCAGCTCCACACCGGTCGAGGAACTCGGCGCCATGAACATCGGCAGCCGGCCGTCGCGGCGGCCCGGAGGCCTTGGAGGTCT
Proteins encoded in this region:
- a CDS encoding DUF4097 family beta strand repeat-containing protein encodes the protein MSERREFFQVGGRPRIEVRISSGRIMIEGHDEGGVEVRVDGKNADGFTVEQYGDGISVRQSSERGLFGGSHRVSLRVPADAEVDTSVASADVDVMCPIGDLRVSAASGDVKARSIERDFTLKTASGDVDVDHVGGRVQITTASGDIGIHSVGRHCTISTASGDIEIGKVSGDVRLKTASGDVDIARFLGGEIDCKTVSGDLTLGVPAGRKVEVDLQTMTGSVHLPQDRRESVDGEGGESVSIRFRSVSGDVRLDRA
- a CDS encoding response regulator transcription factor, which translates into the protein MTVRVFIVDDHDLFRSGVRAEIGEGIEIVGEASEVAPAIELIGERLPDVVLLDVHMPAGGGRAVIEAIAPNHPEVAFLALSASDAAEDVVAVVRAGARGYVTKTISPSELSEAIRRVAAGDAVFSPMLAGFVLDAFSSIPIADIDPDLDQLTPREREVLQHIARGYTYREIGEQLFISVKTVETHVSSVLRKLQLTNRHELSRWAQDRKLI
- the cofH gene encoding 5-amino-6-(D-ribitylamino)uracil--L-tyrosine 4-hydroxyphenyl transferase CofH → MTISFCRVRPAESVSGLFAGTRRREGTTTLEIKAIRDDDRAACLEGGILPVEAGGTDGAPAAWIATPGQAIRLAELGVAGWRITVLDEGSRSEVLDGLARSRAAFLRTARSAVRAAASLTGLPGIEAAVSVFVDSVEEAVKAIADGATDLLLRDWGAERIGELRDAVGEVIERGAFPIDTELEGARTQLPEEVLTAWLNQVDGRGAIRPRYSWSPGKGEGVPSPDNRFSAQWPDAAWVGSAAAEGLEDAGPLRPILERSLEGSAPSRDEIELLFRARSGQVDAVAGVADALRSRAVGDTVTYVVNRNINYTNLCYFRCGFCAFSKGPRSLSLRGDPYLMSVEQIVHLAELATERGATEVTLQGGIHPDYTGDFYVEVVEAIKARMPAMHIHGFTPLEVWQGAETLGVDLRDYLVRLREAGLGTLPGTAAEILDDRVREHLCPDKIRTAEWAEVMLTAHEIGLRSTATVMFGHIDGPDSWANHYEVIREIQRRTGGFTEFVPLPFVHMGSPIWLRGRARPGPTWDEVVLIHSVARIAFDGLIPNIQASWVKLGTDGVGRLLNAGANDAGGTLMGEIITRSAGASHGEEMTTGEFETMIRAAGRSPQQRTTLYEVVERA
- the cofG gene encoding 7,8-didemethyl-8-hydroxy-5-deazariboflavin synthase CofG; this translates as MPHPPFDPELATGYLDGSVDAAPLYIEAARLRDEGHGQTITYSRKVFIPLTTLCRDRCTYCTFAKPPGAGGEYLEPDEVLAVAMAGERHGCTEALFTLGDRPEGRWNQARQFLDGRGLDSTLDYVREMTELVASDTALFPHANPGLMDEAAIRKLRPSNPSMGLMLENISSRLLEPGMPHFDCPDKDPARRVATIESAGMARVPFTSGILVGIGETNREIVDSLVALDHLHRRFGHIQEIIVQNFRAKADTRMKGSPEPVPAYFARVVAVTRWLFGPEMNVQVPPNLTENYETYLAAGINDWGGVSPLTIDWVNPEQPWPHLAELRRRTERAGFELSPRLPVYPEFIDDEWLDPAMLAKVANASDEAGYAAIHEGVGS
- a CDS encoding Gmad2 immunoglobulin-like domain-containing protein, whose protein sequence is MRLRQLALLISIVTTACGGATTAAPSTAPVTTVQAGPTTTTANSTPCLEGAGGFIGDGPLGSRARDAADAATVTGLTLTPYQGCEQLIVELAAASGAPATSVGTTSAEFIRPFGVVRVHLDPTVTDTSLSDIVLGGTLADRVYVVRDFDDSLFVDIHLTDAAVARFSEISNPARLVVDLAPGGSAVRTPERSDFVVVMPLPDPLAAPVTIEGYGRTFEANVILRARQAGEIVAEEFTTSTDYLETWGRFELALPPQLTGELELFIGEDSARDGSEQGVRLAVAIDE
- the rimM gene encoding ribosome maturation factor RimM (Essential for efficient processing of 16S rRNA) is translated as MPSAHLRRRPQTKRACAPALNSSTDSVIGRIGRAHGIRGEVSVHVLGDARHFEPGSGMYAGNRQLVVAHARPHKNTLLIGFEGVVTRNDAEDLRGLELVVPFDGRPELEDGEFWPDDLIGLAVHGDDGLLGEVVGVVGGEAQDRLIVRTPTGGTFEVPFVDELVPEVVPDEGFIRIRPIDGLI
- a CDS encoding KH domain-containing protein codes for the protein MSKGEIVERVVRYVVSEIVDDAEQVEVTVIEDGPEEVTLEVRTAKSDMGRVIGRRGRVARAIRTLAQAAADEEGLRAGVEFVD
- the rpsP gene encoding 30S ribosomal protein S16, which codes for MAVKIRLQRFGKKKQPVYRVVVMDGRKPRDGRYIEAIGRYEPRQDPSLIEIDNDRALDWLMKGAQPTETAQKLLEVSGAWSRFKVAKGEIYTVGAKAAPTVEEADADADVTEADASETDASETDASETDVAEVVADAVADETIEPAVDESAEAEQAPAEPDAETGKDSE
- the ffh gene encoding signal recognition particle protein; this translates as MFESLSDRFSGIFTKLRSKGRLNEADVDSALREVRLALLEADVNVSVAKSLQARIKERALGVEISKSLTPGQQVIKIVHEELITTLGSDVARLNSSSTPPLTILMVGLQGSGKTTSAGKLALHLRKQGKRPMLVAADLQRPAAIDQLETLGRQIDVPVYAERASKPERLVKAALKEAKRLGNDVVIIDTAGRLQIDKDLMNELAGVRKASNPSEVLLVVDAMTGQDAVNVAKGFLEYTDVTGIVLSKLDGDARGGAAISVREVTDRPIKFAGLGESLHEFEPFYPDRMASRILGMGDVLTLIEKAETAWDEQEAQAMADKLRTASFTLEDFLSQFQQLKKMGPLDGLLAMIPGASSALRDVQVSDKDLGRVEAIIRSMTPKERQNPKNIDGSRKRRIAAGSGTTPQEVNGLLKQFAETQKMMKMMAGGRGIPGMPGLGGLMPGRKGKR